A stretch of Maniola hyperantus chromosome 15, iAphHyp1.2, whole genome shotgun sequence DNA encodes these proteins:
- the LOC117989005 gene encoding G-protein coupled receptor Mth2-like isoform X2: protein MKSKLKTAIIIILIVNNSDSSLLVSDVCGEGLKCVPKCCPENQYVSCDLDDSCKCDRMVIDSTDFSQVPVYNEYLKYTGNNLTDVFNFVKGDLQEESLDSEMMELYLVENGNLHVIPLIPNAPAKILVFGCDSFCVDYVKTEELEHPEIRFRITMPPEKDNSAKLKLNTAAYIISSIFLALVLIVHFMFPSLRNLVGKIIMSIAASLLGGFLTFVTLSLKILEQGDITDEFCLGANSCVYFFFLASFFWMNILSFDIWKQFRKKHLSSYQEKRGEYRRKFLTYSIYAWGAPLAMTILFILLETNVIDVTSMPRFIKPNIIANKCFLGETERMYYLYTPLLILILCNWAFYSMTAYAIWQTKRDARTMGVTCTPNNIKERLKIFLKLSLVMGISWILEIVSASKPDLAI from the exons ATGAAATCCAAACTAAAGACTgcaatcataataattttaatcgtAAATAATAGTGATAGTAGTTTACTCGTGTCAGATGTTTGTGGAGAAGGATTAAAATGTGTTCCAAAATGCTGTCCGGAGAACCAATACGTCTCCTGCGATCTAGATGATTCATGTAAATGTGATAGGATGGTGATAGATAGTACAGATTTCTCTCAAGTGCCGGTTTATAATGAATATCTGAAATATACGGGAAACAATTTGACTGATGTCTTCAATTTCGTGAAGGGAGATCTACAGGAGGAGAGCTTGGATAGCGAAATGATGGAATTATATTTGGTCGAG AATGGAAACCTGCACGTTATACCTCTAATCCCTAATGCTCCGGCCAAAATACTGGTGTTCGGGTGTGACAGTTTCTGTGTGGATTACGTGAAGACGGAAGAGTTAGAGCACCCGGAAATAAGATTCAGAATAACAATGCCGCCCGAAAAGGATAACTCCgctaaattaaaacttaatacaGCAG CTTACATAATATCCAGCATTTTCCTAGCACTAGTACTGATAGTGCACTTCATGTTTCCGTCCCTGAGGAACCTCGTGGGAAAGATAATAATGTCCATCGCAGCCAGCCTGCTGGGTGGATTCCTTACGTTTGTTACACTATCGCTCAAAATCTTGGAACAAGGAGATATAACTGACGAGTTTTGTCTTGGTGCAA atTCCTGTGTTTACTTCTTTTTCCTTGCGAGCTTCTTCTGGATGAACATCTTGTCCTTTGATATCTGGAAGCAATTTAG AAAGAAGCACCTAAGTTCTTACCAAGAAAAAAGAGGGGAATATCGGCGCAAATTCCTTACATACTCCATCTACGCGTGGGGCGCCCCCTTGgcaatgacaattttatttatattattagaaacAAACGTTATAGATGTTACAAGCATGCCACGCTTCATAAAACCCAATATCATAGCGAATAAGTGTTTCCTGGGTG AGACAGAAAGGATGTATTACCTTTACACACCGCTGCTGATTTTGATTCTTTGCAACTGGGCATTTTATTCCATGACGGCTTATGCGATCTGGCAGACGAAGCGGGACGCCCGGACCATGGGCGTGACGTGCACGCCGAATAACATAAAAGAAAG ATTGAAGATCTTCCTGAAGCTGTCCCTGGTGATGGGTATCAGCTGGATCCTAGAGATTGTGAGCGCGAGCAAGCCCGACCTGGCCATCTG A
- the LOC117989005 gene encoding G-protein coupled receptor Mth2-like isoform X1 produces the protein MKSKLKTAIIIILIVNNSDSSLLVSDVCGEGLKCVPKCCPENQYVSCDLDDSCKCDRMVIDSTDFSQVPVYNEYLKYTGNNLTDVFNFVKGDLQEESLDSEMMELYLVENGNLHVIPLIPNAPAKILVFGCDSFCVDYVKTEELEHPEIRFRITMPPEKDNSAKLKLNTAAYIISSIFLALVLIVHFMFPSLRNLVGKIIMSIAASLLGGFLTFVTLSLKILEQGDITDEFCLGANSCVYFFFLASFFWMNILSFDIWKQFRKKHLSSYQEKRGEYRRKFLTYSIYAWGAPLAMTILFILLETNVIDVTSMPRFIKPNIIANKCFLGETERMYYLYTPLLILILCNWAFYSMTAYAIWQTKRDARTMGVTCTPNNIKERLKIFLKLSLVMGISWILEIVSASKPDLAIWYVTDLYNLLIGVAIFIIVVCNKKVYNLFIQRFGSRLSFKQGLRSSTQTQDSTLCEEVSNEVQFKLINNQPISKEPSDYSEVRLSRL, from the exons ATGAAATCCAAACTAAAGACTgcaatcataataattttaatcgtAAATAATAGTGATAGTAGTTTACTCGTGTCAGATGTTTGTGGAGAAGGATTAAAATGTGTTCCAAAATGCTGTCCGGAGAACCAATACGTCTCCTGCGATCTAGATGATTCATGTAAATGTGATAGGATGGTGATAGATAGTACAGATTTCTCTCAAGTGCCGGTTTATAATGAATATCTGAAATATACGGGAAACAATTTGACTGATGTCTTCAATTTCGTGAAGGGAGATCTACAGGAGGAGAGCTTGGATAGCGAAATGATGGAATTATATTTGGTCGAG AATGGAAACCTGCACGTTATACCTCTAATCCCTAATGCTCCGGCCAAAATACTGGTGTTCGGGTGTGACAGTTTCTGTGTGGATTACGTGAAGACGGAAGAGTTAGAGCACCCGGAAATAAGATTCAGAATAACAATGCCGCCCGAAAAGGATAACTCCgctaaattaaaacttaatacaGCAG CTTACATAATATCCAGCATTTTCCTAGCACTAGTACTGATAGTGCACTTCATGTTTCCGTCCCTGAGGAACCTCGTGGGAAAGATAATAATGTCCATCGCAGCCAGCCTGCTGGGTGGATTCCTTACGTTTGTTACACTATCGCTCAAAATCTTGGAACAAGGAGATATAACTGACGAGTTTTGTCTTGGTGCAA atTCCTGTGTTTACTTCTTTTTCCTTGCGAGCTTCTTCTGGATGAACATCTTGTCCTTTGATATCTGGAAGCAATTTAG AAAGAAGCACCTAAGTTCTTACCAAGAAAAAAGAGGGGAATATCGGCGCAAATTCCTTACATACTCCATCTACGCGTGGGGCGCCCCCTTGgcaatgacaattttatttatattattagaaacAAACGTTATAGATGTTACAAGCATGCCACGCTTCATAAAACCCAATATCATAGCGAATAAGTGTTTCCTGGGTG AGACAGAAAGGATGTATTACCTTTACACACCGCTGCTGATTTTGATTCTTTGCAACTGGGCATTTTATTCCATGACGGCTTATGCGATCTGGCAGACGAAGCGGGACGCCCGGACCATGGGCGTGACGTGCACGCCGAATAACATAAAAGAAAG ATTGAAGATCTTCCTGAAGCTGTCCCTGGTGATGGGTATCAGCTGGATCCTAGAGATTGTGAGCGCGAGCAAGCCCGACCTGGCCATCTGGTACGTCACCGACCTGTACAACCTGCTCATCGGCGTCGCTATCTTCATCATTGTTGTTtgcaacaaaaaagtttacaatcTATTCATCCaaag ATTTGGTTCACGGCTCTCCTTCAAGCAGGGTCTGAGATCTTCCACCCAGACCCAGGATTCCACACTTTGTGAAGAAGTATCGAACGAAGtgcaatttaaattaataaataatcaaccCATAAGCAAGGAACCATCAGATTACAGTGAGGTTCGGCTAAGTAGATTATGA
- the LOC117988804 gene encoding E3 ubiquitin-protein ligase RNF25 isoform X2: MHLEPFPRSSPDLILPSLPFAVTMSASVDTRVYDELEALEAILIERVVVTNENGVPRVIETVIHPSTGDQLDQQYVCVTLEVKLTPDYPESSPEVTLRNPRGLDERVVSKIHSKIKEKLDRHVGNPIVFELIEIVREFLTQCNLPSGQCVICLHNFVNGDVFIKTPCYHHFHSHCLSKHLINSNKYYNEEMEKLPNWQRAQAKPYQQTCPVCRCVISFDVKKLEQAPPPVDSVNAPPFRLTEDLKALQARMAAQLARQIARGGVVGTGDDGPPLLTISTAADKEEAKGSSSGAQAAKVEARPGTSADAAPEVDKQPYRGPYRESKIIWGLL; encoded by the exons ATGCACTTAGAACCCTTCCCTAGATCTAGCCCGGATTTAATTTTACCTAGTCTGCCCTTCGCTGTCACCATGTCAGCCTCTGTGGATACGAG AGTGTATGACGAGCTGGAGGCTCTAGAAGCCATATTGATAGAAAGGGTCGTTGTTACGAATGAAAATGGTGTACCCAGAGTGATAGAAACAGTCATTCATCCATCTACTGGCGATCAACTCGACCAGCAGTATGTGTGTGTGACTTTGGAAGTGAAACTGACTCCAGACTATCCTGAAAGCAGTCCCGAAGTGACTCTTAGAAACCCTCGGGGGCTGGACGAAAGGGTGGTGTCCAAaattcattcaaaaataaaagaaaaacttgaCAGACATGTTGGGAATCCGATTGTTTTTGAATTgatagag ATTGTCCGTGAGTTCCTCACTCAGTGCAACCTGCCCAGCGGGCAATGTGTGATCTGCCTTCACAACTTTGTGAACGGGGATGTATTTATCAAAACGCCATGCTATCACCACTTCCATAGCCACTGCCTCTCCAAACACCTGATCAATAGCAACAAATACTATAATGAAGAAATGGAGAAACTTCCCAACTGGCAGCGTGCACAGGCCAAGCCTTACCAG CAAACCTGCCCGGTGTGTCGCTGCGTGATCTCGTTTGATGTGAAGAAGCTAGAGCAGGCCCCGCCGCCCGTCGACTCCGTTAACGCTCCGCCCTTCCGGCTAACTGAAGATCTAAAG GCCCTCCAGGCGCGTATGGCGGCGCAGTTGGCGCGGCAGATCGCTCGCGGCGGCGTTGTAGGCACAGGGGATGACGGCCCGCCGCTACTGACCATCAGCACGGCAGCCGACAAAGAG GAGGCTAAAGGATCCAGCAGCGGAGCTCAGGCCGCGAAGGTAGAAGCCCGGCCCGGTACCTCTGCCGACGCCGCGCCCGAAGTTGATAAGCAGCCATATCGTGGGCCATACCG TGAGTCCAAGATAATATGGGGGCTACTTTAA
- the LOC117988804 gene encoding E3 ubiquitin-protein ligase RNF25 isoform X1: MHLEPFPRSSPDLILPSLPFAVTMSASVDTRVYDELEALEAILIERVVVTNENGVPRVIETVIHPSTGDQLDQQYVCVTLEVKLTPDYPESSPEVTLRNPRGLDERVVSKIHSKIKEKLDRHVGNPIVFELIEIVREFLTQCNLPSGQCVICLHNFVNGDVFIKTPCYHHFHSHCLSKHLINSNKYYNEEMEKLPNWQRAQAKPYQQTCPVCRCVISFDVKKLEQAPPPVDSVNAPPFRLTEDLKALQARMAAQLARQIARGGVVGTGDDGPPLLTISTAADKEEAKGSSSGAQAAKVEARPGTSADAAPEVDKQPYRGPYRGFNRRGKPGRRGRGGAR, translated from the exons ATGCACTTAGAACCCTTCCCTAGATCTAGCCCGGATTTAATTTTACCTAGTCTGCCCTTCGCTGTCACCATGTCAGCCTCTGTGGATACGAG AGTGTATGACGAGCTGGAGGCTCTAGAAGCCATATTGATAGAAAGGGTCGTTGTTACGAATGAAAATGGTGTACCCAGAGTGATAGAAACAGTCATTCATCCATCTACTGGCGATCAACTCGACCAGCAGTATGTGTGTGTGACTTTGGAAGTGAAACTGACTCCAGACTATCCTGAAAGCAGTCCCGAAGTGACTCTTAGAAACCCTCGGGGGCTGGACGAAAGGGTGGTGTCCAAaattcattcaaaaataaaagaaaaacttgaCAGACATGTTGGGAATCCGATTGTTTTTGAATTgatagag ATTGTCCGTGAGTTCCTCACTCAGTGCAACCTGCCCAGCGGGCAATGTGTGATCTGCCTTCACAACTTTGTGAACGGGGATGTATTTATCAAAACGCCATGCTATCACCACTTCCATAGCCACTGCCTCTCCAAACACCTGATCAATAGCAACAAATACTATAATGAAGAAATGGAGAAACTTCCCAACTGGCAGCGTGCACAGGCCAAGCCTTACCAG CAAACCTGCCCGGTGTGTCGCTGCGTGATCTCGTTTGATGTGAAGAAGCTAGAGCAGGCCCCGCCGCCCGTCGACTCCGTTAACGCTCCGCCCTTCCGGCTAACTGAAGATCTAAAG GCCCTCCAGGCGCGTATGGCGGCGCAGTTGGCGCGGCAGATCGCTCGCGGCGGCGTTGTAGGCACAGGGGATGACGGCCCGCCGCTACTGACCATCAGCACGGCAGCCGACAAAGAG GAGGCTAAAGGATCCAGCAGCGGAGCTCAGGCCGCGAAGGTAGAAGCCCGGCCCGGTACCTCTGCCGACGCCGCGCCCGAAGTTGATAAGCAGCCATATCGTGGGCCATACCG CGGCTTCAACCGCCGCGGCAAGCCGGGCCGCCGGggccgcggcggcgcgcggtga